The following nucleotide sequence is from Vicinamibacteria bacterium.
GCTCGCCCGCGACCGAAGAGAGCACGCACAGGGTACCCCCTCCTGCCGCTAAAAGCCGTTCACGCGCCTCTTCACAGAACAGAACCGTGTGGGCGAAGTTCACCGTCAGGAGATCTCGCGCCGCGTTCCGGTCGGCTTCGAGCTCTTCCTGTTTCCGGATTAGGCCCGCGGTGACGATGACGGTGTCGAGACCTCCGAGCTTCTCCGCGGCCTGGTCGAGCGCAGGCGCGAAAGTCTCCGGGAGCAACAAATCGCACCGAACGACGTGCACCGTGCGTCGAGGATCCGATCGAGTCTCGACGTCGCGTGCCGAAGCTTCGAGCTCGGCAGCGTTTCTTCCCATGAGACAGAGATCGTGCCCCTTCTCGCCGACGAGCCGGGCGATCGCGCGACCGATACCCTTGGTGCCTCCGAGAAGCGCGATCCTCAATCGGGATCTCCCAGAACGCGGACCGATTGGGCGCTGCGGATCTTGACCTGCGGATCCCACCGCCTCCGAACCTCGAGAAATCGCTCGAGCCGCGGCTCCATCTGACGGAAGTGCTCGGATCGGGTGAACGCGTCTTTGGCAAGGTAGATGCGGCCGCCCTCGGCGATGACCACCTCGTTGAGCTCATCGATCAGCGTTTGAGTCCTCGGGCCGACGGCGA
It contains:
- a CDS encoding SDR family NAD(P)-dependent oxidoreductase, with the translated sequence MRIALLGGTKGIGRAIARLVGEKGHDLCLMGRNAAELEASARDVETRSDPRRTVHVVRCDLLLPETFAPALDQAAEKLGGLDTVIVTAGLIRKQEELEADRNAARDLLTVNFAHTVLFCEEARERLLAAGGGTLCVLSSVAGE